The Oscillatoria acuminata PCC 6304 genomic interval TTGTTGGAGAAGTTCACCCGCCGTGGGTGGTCTTGGAAAATGTGCCTGGGTTGCTCTGTGCAGAGCAAGGAACCGCTCTTGAGGCAGTTATCAACACGCTGGAAACGCACGGGTATTTGGGGGGATGGCTATCGTGTAACGCTCTCCATTCGGGCTTACCTCACGACCGAGATCGCGTCTTCTTTATCGCCAGTTTTAGATCACCACGTGCCTATAAAATCTTTACTGACAGCAGCGAATTGTCTGGGAATTCTCCGCCGGGAAAATCGAGGGAAACGGAAACTCGATCCAGTATTTGTGAAAGCCCTTTCAGAAACAATCCGCTTGTGGTACAACGTCGCGGAGGCTTCGGGTACACCCTGGCGCGAAATATCTGCCCCACGTTACGCGCCCAAACTGGAAAACATCAAGGAGGTCATTCAGACCGACCAATACTCTGTGGCGAGAAACTTGACCTGGACCGAATGGGAAAGGTTGATGGGGTTTCCCCCAGGATGGACAGTCGTCGAGGGAGAGTCCTTGGTAATGCCGTCATCCCCCCGATCGCCGAATGGATTGGAAGAAAAATCTTAGAAGTTGAAATGCCTAGTAAGTCGGTTCATTAGGGGATTGCAAAATATAAATCCTCCAAACGTTCTGAAT includes:
- a CDS encoding DNA cytosine methyltransferase, coding for MRVASFFAGIGGFDLGFERAGMQVIFQCEIDKFCQAILKRHWPNVPIYEDITTLTPATIPQSDLWCAGWPCQDLSNANTERKGLGGERSGLFYKFMELVGEVHPPWVVLENVPGLLCAEQGTALEAVINTLETHGYLGGWLSCNALHSGLPHDRDRVFFIASFRSPRAYKIFTDSSELSGNSPPGKSRETETRSSICESPFRNNPLVVQRRGGFGYTLARNICPTLRAQTGKHQGGHSDRPILCGEKLDLDRMGKVDGVSPRMDSRRGRVLGNAVIPPIAEWIGRKILEVEMPSKSVH